One Sinorhizobium mexicanum genomic region harbors:
- a CDS encoding thiamine pyrophosphate-binding protein: MNLAHPHNVVSATAARTGGQVLIDTLIAEGADLAFCVPGESFLAALDAMREVQDKFRMIVCRHEASATNMAEATGKLTGRPGVVFVTRGPGSSHAAIGIHTAQQDSTPLIVFVGQAARGHLEREAFQEVDYGQMYGKFAKWVVQIDDAARIPELVSRAFHVAVNGRPGPVVVAIPEDVLKEPCTSPVPSPFKRAVAAPGAASLTELGSMVAEAERPIVVVGGGGWNATAIDQVRDFAEKHHLPVAVGFRCQDLFDNSHPNYVGDLGLGIDAALADMVRKADLLIVVGERLGEASTKGYSLINIPRPIQKLIHVHPDPEELGRVYEGELLIAATVRDFAAALSGIPAGDKTREEWIQTGRAAYQKKIVPKDNGLPLDVGYVVKYLRDTLPDDAIIANGAGTYTGYVHRYYVYRRFRTQLAPTSGAMGYGFPAAVAAKILHPERTVVCFAGDGCFLMASQELATAIRYNVPVVIVLVNNSSYGSIRMHQERDYPGRVFATGLNNPDFVALAKAYGAYGETVATTEDFPAAFARAQASGTPALLELKIDIEVMVAANPRK; this comes from the coding sequence ATGAATCTGGCTCATCCCCACAATGTTGTTTCCGCGACGGCAGCGCGGACTGGCGGTCAAGTGCTGATCGATACGCTGATCGCCGAAGGCGCCGACCTTGCATTCTGCGTTCCCGGAGAAAGCTTTCTCGCCGCGCTCGACGCCATGCGTGAGGTCCAGGACAAGTTCCGCATGATCGTCTGCCGGCATGAGGCGAGCGCGACCAATATGGCCGAGGCCACCGGAAAGCTGACCGGGCGTCCTGGCGTCGTCTTCGTCACGCGCGGTCCAGGATCCTCTCACGCGGCCATCGGCATCCACACCGCCCAGCAAGATTCAACCCCGCTCATCGTATTCGTGGGGCAGGCGGCGCGCGGCCATCTCGAGCGCGAAGCGTTCCAGGAAGTCGATTACGGCCAGATGTACGGCAAATTCGCCAAATGGGTCGTGCAGATCGATGATGCGGCACGGATCCCGGAGCTCGTCAGCCGCGCGTTCCACGTCGCGGTCAACGGCAGACCGGGGCCTGTGGTCGTTGCCATTCCCGAGGATGTCCTGAAAGAACCCTGCACCAGCCCTGTTCCGTCGCCGTTCAAACGTGCAGTCGCGGCACCGGGCGCTGCCTCGCTGACAGAGCTCGGCAGTATGGTTGCTGAGGCGGAGCGGCCGATCGTCGTCGTTGGTGGTGGCGGTTGGAATGCTACCGCGATCGACCAGGTTCGAGACTTTGCCGAGAAGCACCATCTGCCGGTTGCCGTCGGCTTCCGCTGCCAAGACCTGTTCGACAATTCGCATCCGAACTATGTCGGCGATCTCGGCCTCGGCATCGACGCGGCACTGGCCGATATGGTTCGCAAGGCAGATCTGCTCATCGTCGTCGGCGAGAGGCTCGGCGAGGCCAGCACCAAGGGCTATTCGCTGATCAACATTCCGAGACCCATACAGAAGCTTATCCATGTCCATCCCGATCCGGAGGAACTTGGGCGCGTCTATGAAGGCGAGCTGCTGATCGCAGCCACCGTTCGCGACTTTGCAGCGGCGCTATCCGGCATTCCGGCGGGCGATAAGACACGTGAGGAATGGATCCAGACAGGTCGGGCTGCGTACCAGAAGAAGATCGTGCCGAAGGACAATGGCCTGCCCCTCGATGTCGGCTATGTGGTGAAGTATCTTCGCGACACCTTGCCTGACGATGCCATCATCGCGAACGGCGCAGGAACTTATACCGGATATGTCCACCGCTATTACGTCTACCGCCGGTTCAGGACGCAGTTGGCGCCGACGAGCGGGGCGATGGGATATGGCTTCCCGGCCGCCGTCGCTGCAAAGATCCTGCATCCAGAGCGCACGGTCGTATGCTTTGCCGGAGATGGCTGCTTCCTGATGGCATCTCAGGAACTGGCGACGGCCATAAGGTACAACGTCCCAGTCGTCATCGTCCTGGTCAACAATAGCAGTTATGGATCGATACGCATGCATCAGGAACGGGACTATCCCGGTCGCGTGTTTGCGACGGGTCTCAACAATCCCGACTTTGTTGCCCTTGCCAAGGCCTACGGCGCCTATGGCGAAACCGTTGCAACCACTGAGGATTTTCCAGCGGCCTTCGCACGTGCCCAAGCCTCCGGAACACCGGCGTTGCTGGAGTTGAAAATCGACATCGAGGTCATGGTGGCAGCAAATCCGCGCAAATGA
- a CDS encoding thiamine pyrophosphate-dependent enzyme, whose amino-acid sequence MTEGSQHNERRRMSRADLTKRIVGKLKNEEAVVGGIGFTNFELWGAGPRPQNFYMLGSMGLAFPIALGVALAQPDRRVIGLEGDGSLLMQVGALGTIASLQPKNLVMVVWDNGTYQITGGQPATTGTVVDLVGLAQASGLEKAFWAKDEPHFDTLIDRALKEEGPFFIAAKIDGARPEATTHRDPVQIRERFMRGLGVRSDPAVA is encoded by the coding sequence ATGACCGAGGGATCACAACACAACGAGCGCAGACGGATGAGCCGCGCCGACCTGACGAAGCGGATCGTCGGCAAGCTGAAGAACGAGGAAGCCGTCGTCGGCGGCATCGGCTTCACCAATTTTGAGCTCTGGGGAGCAGGACCGCGCCCGCAGAATTTCTACATGCTCGGCAGCATGGGCCTCGCCTTCCCGATCGCGCTTGGCGTGGCGCTTGCCCAGCCGGACCGCCGGGTCATAGGACTTGAGGGTGACGGCTCGCTACTCATGCAGGTCGGCGCGCTTGGTACGATCGCCAGCTTGCAGCCGAAGAATCTGGTCATGGTCGTCTGGGACAACGGTACCTATCAGATCACCGGCGGTCAGCCGGCTACCACCGGGACCGTGGTCGATCTTGTCGGACTTGCCCAGGCATCTGGCCTCGAAAAGGCATTCTGGGCTAAGGACGAGCCGCATTTCGATACGCTCATCGACCGCGCGTTGAAGGAGGAGGGTCCTTTCTTCATCGCCGCCAAAATCGACGGCGCGAGGCCGGAGGCAACCACCCATCGCGATCCGGTGCAGATCCGCGAGCGTTTCATGCGTGGATTGGGAGTCCGGTCCGATCCGGCCGTGGCATGA
- a CDS encoding tripartite tricarboxylate transporter permease: MFNDIFSGLLALFDFWTIVAMIAGTSLGICLGALPGIGATLGIALAIPFTYGMGPLPALALLAGIHNGSSQGGAIPAILLRIPGTPGSIVTSWDGYPLAKQGKAGGAINLSAISCAVGGALSALSLILLAPPLARIALAFGPPEIFWVNVFGIATVAALLGDDLLKGLLAACFGLLIGTVGLDNVSGHERFTFGMLDLVNGISTIAVMVGMFSFPPAWNLAVGARKQALETRPVERFKIVSERIWTFAGVWRAWAVASFIGIINGILPGSAIASFIAYNEAKRVSKTPEKFGKGSIEGLAAAECVNAADNASALIPTLTLGVPGSNVAALILGALLIQGFQPGPQLFRDAPTIVYGYSWALMFTALLLIPLGGSVASRVFANVLRIPTLILLPLIIVIACAGCFASQNSMFDVYMAALFGIVGLAMIRFDFPIAPVIIGVVLGAKAEFNLRVSLMMSAGDYSILYNRPITIVLIVLTALIIFFPLYRVYKDWQHRRKNGTPGPATTDTMN, encoded by the coding sequence ATGTTCAACGACATCTTTAGCGGTCTGCTCGCGCTTTTCGATTTCTGGACGATCGTCGCCATGATCGCAGGTACAAGCCTCGGTATTTGCCTTGGGGCCTTACCCGGAATCGGAGCTACACTCGGCATCGCCCTCGCCATTCCGTTCACCTATGGAATGGGCCCTCTGCCGGCTCTTGCACTGCTTGCCGGCATCCATAACGGCTCTTCGCAAGGCGGCGCCATTCCGGCCATCCTGCTGCGCATCCCGGGCACGCCTGGTTCCATCGTGACCTCCTGGGACGGCTACCCGCTGGCCAAGCAGGGAAAGGCGGGCGGCGCCATCAATCTTTCGGCCATCTCCTGCGCGGTTGGGGGCGCGCTTTCGGCTCTGTCGTTGATATTGCTGGCACCGCCGCTCGCAAGGATCGCCCTGGCATTCGGTCCGCCGGAGATCTTCTGGGTCAACGTCTTCGGTATCGCGACCGTTGCAGCGCTGCTTGGCGACGATCTGCTCAAGGGGCTGCTGGCGGCATGTTTCGGCCTGCTGATCGGTACGGTCGGCCTAGACAACGTGTCCGGCCATGAGCGATTCACGTTTGGCATGCTCGATCTCGTCAACGGCATTTCCACGATCGCCGTCATGGTCGGCATGTTTTCGTTCCCGCCGGCCTGGAACCTGGCAGTCGGCGCCCGCAAACAAGCTCTTGAGACCAGACCCGTCGAACGCTTCAAAATCGTATCCGAGCGTATCTGGACCTTCGCCGGCGTATGGCGCGCATGGGCTGTGGCCTCGTTCATCGGGATCATCAATGGCATCTTGCCGGGATCGGCGATCGCATCCTTCATTGCCTATAATGAAGCGAAACGGGTCTCCAAGACGCCGGAGAAGTTCGGCAAGGGTTCGATCGAGGGGTTGGCTGCGGCCGAATGTGTCAACGCGGCCGACAATGCCTCGGCGCTGATCCCGACGCTGACGCTCGGCGTTCCCGGCAGCAACGTCGCGGCCCTGATCCTCGGCGCTTTGCTGATCCAGGGCTTCCAGCCGGGTCCGCAGCTGTTCCGCGATGCGCCAACCATCGTTTATGGGTATTCCTGGGCGCTTATGTTCACGGCGCTGCTGCTGATCCCGCTCGGTGGCTCAGTCGCCAGCCGCGTCTTTGCGAATGTGCTGCGCATTCCGACGCTGATCCTGTTGCCGCTGATCATCGTGATCGCCTGTGCCGGCTGCTTCGCGTCTCAGAACTCGATGTTTGACGTTTATATGGCGGCACTGTTCGGAATAGTCGGACTCGCAATGATCCGCTTCGACTTTCCGATCGCGCCCGTCATCATCGGCGTGGTCTTGGGGGCCAAGGCTGAGTTCAACCTGCGTGTCTCCCTCATGATGTCCGCAGGCGACTACTCCATCCTGTACAACCGCCCGATCACCATCGTCCTGATCGTCTTGACCGCACTGATCATCTTTTTCCCGCTCTATCGGGTCTACAAAGATTGGCAGCATCGGCGCAAGAACGGCACGCCGGGGCCGGCTACGACGGATACGATGAACTGA
- a CDS encoding GntR family transcriptional regulator yields MATDPDNLADKEIPGSMLSSRGGPRGELVYKALLEGIRAGRIRPGDRIREEDVAQSLGVSRTPVREALQQLQARRLVEVAPGRGIVVVELNTQQVMELYAMREVLEGAAARFAAQHALPAEIAMMRELLNEFDTAEGDAAELARINHALHRTIYEAARNRYMHEALNNLEDALSLLQNTTFSLPERHGSASREHKAIVSAIESRDSEGAEAASRLHIREAQRSRLRMLMNR; encoded by the coding sequence ATGGCGACGGACCCGGATAACCTGGCAGACAAGGAGATACCCGGTTCCATGCTGTCTTCGCGCGGCGGTCCCAGAGGCGAACTCGTCTACAAGGCTCTGCTTGAGGGCATTCGTGCCGGCCGAATCCGCCCGGGAGATCGCATTCGCGAAGAGGATGTTGCCCAATCGCTCGGCGTCAGCCGTACGCCTGTTCGCGAAGCGCTCCAACAGCTTCAGGCACGCCGTCTCGTGGAGGTGGCTCCCGGTCGAGGCATCGTCGTCGTAGAGCTCAACACCCAGCAGGTGATGGAGCTCTACGCGATGCGCGAGGTGCTGGAAGGCGCGGCAGCGCGCTTTGCGGCTCAGCATGCGCTGCCTGCGGAGATCGCCATGATGCGCGAGTTGCTCAACGAATTCGATACCGCCGAAGGGGACGCCGCCGAGCTTGCTCGCATCAACCATGCCCTGCATCGCACAATCTACGAAGCGGCCCGCAACCGCTACATGCATGAAGCATTAAACAATCTCGAAGATGCGCTGTCGCTGCTTCAGAACACCACTTTCTCGTTGCCGGAGCGCCATGGCTCTGCCTCTCGGGAGCACAAGGCAATCGTTTCGGCGATCGAGAGCCGCGATAGCGAAGGGGCCGAGGCAGCGAGCCGCCTGCACATCCGGGAAGCCCAGCGTTCGCGTCTGAGGATGCTGATGAACCGTTAG
- a CDS encoding thiamine pyrophosphate-binding protein, with the protein MNPADRPWHESIRDVLKDNNVRLVTYVPDNVLNPLIKALHADPFFTTFCCTREEEAVGIATGAWMGGMLGVVLMQTSGFATLPNVLASLAVPYQIPLLMIISERGTLGEFNLGQAMVCRTMRPALDSMGIEHHTIRRPDEVEFVVGRTISQAVSTQAPAALILNPFLTGGKVEKKEK; encoded by the coding sequence ATGAATCCCGCAGATCGTCCTTGGCACGAAAGCATTCGCGACGTGCTGAAAGACAATAATGTCCGGCTGGTCACCTACGTGCCTGACAACGTGCTCAACCCTCTGATCAAGGCACTGCATGCCGACCCGTTCTTCACCACCTTTTGCTGCACGCGCGAGGAGGAGGCAGTCGGCATTGCGACCGGAGCATGGATGGGGGGCATGCTCGGTGTTGTGCTGATGCAGACCAGTGGCTTCGCAACACTTCCCAACGTGCTCGCCTCGCTTGCCGTGCCTTATCAGATCCCGCTGCTGATGATCATTTCGGAGCGCGGTACGCTCGGCGAATTCAACCTGGGTCAGGCCATGGTCTGCCGGACGATGCGTCCGGCCCTGGATTCCATGGGCATCGAGCACCACACGATCCGCCGGCCGGACGAGGTCGAGTTCGTCGTCGGCCGCACCATCAGTCAGGCGGTTTCCACCCAGGCGCCGGCCGCACTCATCCTCAACCCATTCCTGACGGGCGGCAAAGTCGAGAAGAAGGAAAAGTGA
- the tcuA gene encoding FAD-dependent tricarballylate dehydrogenase TcuA: protein MSEPYYDVIVVGAGNAAMCAALSARETGASVLVLERAPLEEHGGNSAFTAGGMRFAYAGIDDLRKVMPDLTEEEIERTDFGTYTEDQFFDDMGRITEYRTDPDMAEMLVTKSLDTMIWMRTKGVRFQPIYGRQAFKVEGRFKFWGGMTVESWGGGPGLVEALHKRAAHDGIEVRHNARALSLISDDDGIHGVVARVDGRTTELRSGSVVLASGGFQANSEWRSRYLGQNWELAKVRGTRFNTGDGIRMALDAGAMPWGHWSGCHAVGWDFNAPPFGDLAVGDGFQKHSYPFGIMINANGERFVDEGADFRNYTYAKYGRVILNQPKQFAWQIFDQKVVHLLRDEYRIKQITKVQADTIEDLARQLEGVDAANFVREVEAYNASIRRDMPFNPNIKDGRSTQGLKINKSNWANVLDTPPYVAFQVTCGVTFTFGGLRVDTGAQVVDTEGALMPNLFAAGELVGGLFYFNYPGGTGLMAGAVFGRTAGKSAGLSALARTEARSKAS from the coding sequence ATGTCTGAACCTTATTATGATGTTATCGTCGTTGGCGCGGGCAATGCCGCAATGTGCGCAGCCCTCTCCGCGCGGGAAACGGGCGCTTCTGTACTCGTGCTTGAGAGGGCTCCGCTCGAGGAGCACGGCGGCAATAGCGCCTTTACGGCTGGCGGCATGCGCTTCGCCTATGCCGGTATCGATGACCTCCGTAAGGTGATGCCGGATCTCACCGAGGAAGAAATCGAGCGGACCGATTTCGGCACCTATACCGAAGACCAGTTTTTCGACGACATGGGTCGCATTACCGAATACCGCACCGACCCCGACATGGCGGAAATGCTTGTCACCAAAAGTCTGGACACGATGATCTGGATGCGAACCAAGGGTGTGCGGTTTCAGCCGATCTATGGACGCCAGGCATTCAAGGTTGAAGGTCGCTTCAAGTTTTGGGGCGGGATGACAGTGGAATCCTGGGGTGGGGGGCCGGGGCTTGTTGAGGCTTTGCACAAGCGCGCGGCCCATGACGGCATCGAGGTGCGGCACAATGCGCGCGCTCTGTCGCTGATCTCTGATGACGACGGCATTCACGGTGTCGTCGCCCGCGTCGACGGTCGCACCACGGAGCTGCGTTCCGGATCCGTCGTCCTTGCTAGCGGCGGCTTTCAGGCAAATTCCGAATGGCGCAGCCGTTACCTCGGTCAGAATTGGGAGCTTGCGAAGGTGCGCGGCACACGCTTCAACACTGGCGACGGCATCCGTATGGCGCTCGATGCGGGGGCTATGCCCTGGGGCCACTGGTCTGGTTGTCACGCTGTCGGCTGGGACTTCAATGCGCCGCCCTTTGGCGACCTCGCCGTCGGCGATGGCTTCCAGAAGCACAGCTATCCATTCGGCATCATGATCAATGCGAACGGTGAGCGCTTCGTCGACGAGGGTGCCGATTTCCGCAACTATACATACGCGAAATACGGCCGCGTCATTCTCAACCAGCCGAAGCAATTTGCCTGGCAGATCTTCGACCAGAAGGTAGTGCATCTGCTGCGCGACGAGTATCGTATCAAGCAGATCACCAAGGTACAGGCAGATACGATCGAAGATCTGGCGAGGCAGCTGGAAGGTGTCGATGCCGCGAACTTCGTTCGGGAAGTCGAGGCCTACAACGCTTCGATCCGGCGCGACATGCCGTTCAATCCCAATATCAAGGACGGCCGCAGCACGCAGGGACTGAAGATCAACAAGTCGAACTGGGCAAATGTACTGGATACACCGCCCTATGTAGCCTTCCAGGTAACCTGCGGTGTGACGTTCACATTCGGCGGCCTGCGTGTAGACACGGGTGCTCAGGTCGTTGACACCGAAGGCGCGCTCATGCCCAATCTCTTTGCGGCAGGAGAATTGGTGGGAGGCCTGTTCTACTTCAACTATCCGGGCGGTACGGGCCTTATGGCCGGCGCGGTATTCGGCCGCACGGCCGGCAAAAGCGCCGGGCTGTCGGCCCTCGCCCGCACTGAAGCCCGGTCGAAGGCTTCCTGA
- a CDS encoding tripartite tricarboxylate transporter TctB family protein: MAIKDIISSIVVFLFSLSAYILAADFGGGAELFPRGLAIIMMIASGLMFLRAVFWPRLVPEGESRMEMADVKRTAVCVLITIAYVALIVPLGFATASIAFIIAIAYAMGYRNHLALWLTAVLFVGTLYLMFVRVFHTPLPEDIIFGLFH; this comes from the coding sequence ATGGCCATCAAGGACATTATTAGTTCGATCGTCGTTTTCCTGTTTTCGCTAAGCGCCTATATCCTGGCGGCGGATTTCGGCGGTGGAGCGGAACTTTTTCCGCGCGGGCTTGCCATCATCATGATGATAGCGTCGGGGCTGATGTTCCTGCGTGCGGTCTTCTGGCCGCGCCTGGTGCCGGAAGGTGAGTCCAGGATGGAAATGGCCGATGTCAAACGCACGGCCGTGTGCGTCCTGATCACAATTGCCTATGTCGCCCTGATCGTGCCGTTGGGCTTCGCCACGGCCAGCATCGCGTTCATCATCGCCATCGCCTATGCAATGGGATACCGCAACCACCTGGCGCTGTGGCTGACGGCGGTGCTCTTCGTCGGCACGCTGTATCTCATGTTTGTACGCGTGTTCCACACACCGCTGCCCGAAGACATTATCTTCGGCCTATTCCACTAA
- a CDS encoding Ldh family oxidoreductase, protein MVAPFELHRQQIELILIAWGMPQAHAERTAEVLSWADLHGVESHGISMLVEYDMRFRDGRLKMDADFKVMRESPVSVLIDGDGGMGHVAYAMAAEAAISKAKSAGIAVAAVRNSSHFGAVGYFTNLAARAGLIGMGATSAAGIRVAPTGGAEAKLGTDPWSFAAPSMDDNPFLLDMATTTVAYGKIRNKMNEGLPMPVGWGSDNAGRASTEPLDVTRRGGFMSPLGGTPEGSSYKGYGLSMMVNILSSCLSGATLITDPMHTKKPQGFDIGHFYLAIDPRLFRDDGAFESDVATFCNALRATKRVESEVPVMVAGDPQWAMAEQRMREGIPIGKGLRAKLIQVAEAAKVEWLLDKNESTSSETKPPQFDASSTAATY, encoded by the coding sequence ATGGTTGCCCCCTTTGAGCTTCATCGCCAACAGATCGAGCTTATCCTTATCGCATGGGGCATGCCGCAGGCTCACGCAGAGCGCACAGCAGAAGTCCTGTCCTGGGCCGATCTTCATGGCGTTGAGAGCCACGGCATTTCCATGCTTGTCGAATATGACATGCGGTTCCGTGACGGCCGCCTGAAGATGGACGCTGATTTCAAGGTCATGCGAGAAAGCCCGGTATCCGTCCTCATCGACGGTGACGGCGGGATGGGTCACGTGGCTTATGCAATGGCCGCGGAGGCAGCAATCAGCAAGGCGAAGTCTGCCGGTATCGCGGTCGCCGCCGTCCGCAATTCCTCTCATTTCGGCGCCGTCGGCTATTTCACGAACCTCGCGGCGCGTGCGGGCCTGATCGGTATGGGCGCGACCAGTGCAGCTGGCATTCGTGTGGCGCCGACCGGAGGAGCGGAGGCGAAACTCGGCACCGATCCATGGTCTTTTGCCGCGCCAAGCATGGACGACAATCCGTTCCTCTTGGATATGGCGACGACAACAGTCGCTTACGGAAAGATCCGCAACAAGATGAACGAAGGCCTGCCGATGCCTGTCGGCTGGGGTTCGGACAACGCAGGCAGGGCGTCCACCGAGCCGCTGGACGTGACGCGGCGCGGCGGTTTCATGTCGCCTCTCGGAGGCACGCCTGAGGGCAGCAGCTACAAGGGATATGGCCTGTCGATGATGGTCAACATCCTCTCCTCCTGCCTGAGTGGAGCAACGCTGATCACCGATCCCATGCACACGAAGAAGCCTCAGGGCTTCGATATTGGCCATTTCTATCTGGCCATTGATCCCCGGCTCTTCCGTGATGATGGCGCGTTTGAAAGCGATGTGGCGACATTCTGCAACGCGCTCCGGGCGACAAAACGCGTGGAGTCCGAGGTTCCGGTCATGGTCGCCGGCGATCCGCAATGGGCAATGGCCGAGCAGCGCATGCGTGAGGGAATTCCGATTGGAAAAGGGCTGCGTGCAAAGCTGATCCAGGTCGCTGAGGCCGCAAAGGTCGAGTGGCTTCTGGACAAGAATGAAAGCACTTCATCCGAAACAAAGCCTCCGCAATTCGACGCCTCGTCAACTGCGGCGACATATTAG
- a CDS encoding NAD(P)/FAD-dependent oxidoreductase, which produces MDELDCVVAGAGVVGLAVARALALAGREVLILEAADAIGTETSSRNSEVIHAGIYYPADSLMARFCVAGRKALYAYCRERGLPHRNCGKLIVATSAEELRRLPEIAAKAAANGVADIRQISAAEARELEPSLSTTGALLSPSTGIIDSHAYMLSLLGDAESAGALLALKSPVVRVRADDAGFEIDTGGDDPLTFRSRLFVNAAGLHAPALANALEGVPRHLVPPAYYAKGSYFSLTGRTPFSRLIYPVPVKGGLGIHLTLDMAGRVRFGPDIEWIDQVDYQVDPERAVLFYQGIRRYYPDLKEGALAPAYSGIRPKIVPPEIANQDFCIQGPESHGVPGLINLFGIESPGLTSSLALADHVCRMAVQSRF; this is translated from the coding sequence TTGGACGAACTCGATTGTGTGGTCGCCGGTGCGGGTGTGGTCGGTCTTGCGGTCGCGCGAGCCTTGGCGCTCGCCGGCCGTGAGGTGTTGATCCTCGAGGCGGCCGATGCGATCGGCACGGAGACCTCGTCTCGCAACAGTGAGGTCATTCATGCCGGCATCTACTACCCGGCCGACAGCCTCATGGCCCGTTTCTGCGTCGCCGGGCGCAAGGCGCTCTACGCCTATTGCCGGGAACGTGGGCTGCCGCACCGGAACTGCGGAAAACTGATCGTCGCAACGTCGGCGGAGGAACTGCGGCGCCTGCCTGAGATTGCGGCCAAGGCTGCGGCAAATGGCGTTGCCGACATCCGCCAGATATCCGCGGCCGAGGCGAGGGAACTGGAGCCTTCACTTTCCACCACGGGCGCCCTGCTGTCCCCGTCCACCGGGATCATCGACAGCCACGCCTATATGCTCTCGCTGCTCGGCGATGCCGAGAGCGCCGGCGCACTTCTTGCGCTGAAAAGCCCCGTCGTCCGTGTCAGGGCCGACGACGCCGGCTTCGAGATCGACACTGGCGGCGACGATCCGCTCACGTTTCGCTCCAGGCTCTTCGTCAATGCGGCGGGCCTGCACGCGCCGGCGCTTGCCAATGCACTCGAAGGCGTGCCGCGGCACCTGGTGCCGCCGGCTTATTACGCCAAGGGTAGCTATTTCTCGCTGACCGGCAGGACGCCGTTCTCACGCCTCATCTATCCGGTGCCGGTCAAGGGCGGTCTCGGCATTCACCTGACGCTCGATATGGCCGGCCGCGTGCGTTTCGGGCCCGATATCGAGTGGATCGACCAGGTGGACTACCAGGTGGACCCGGAAAGGGCCGTGCTCTTCTACCAAGGGATCCGCCGGTACTATCCGGACCTGAAGGAGGGGGCGCTCGCGCCGGCCTATTCCGGAATTCGGCCAAAGATCGTGCCGCCCGAGATCGCCAACCAGGATTTCTGCATCCAGGGCCCGGAGAGCCACGGCGTGCCGGGATTGATCAACCTCTTCGGGATTGAGTCGCCCGGGCTGACATCATCGCTGGCGCTTGCTGATCACGTCTGCCGGATGGCGGTCCAAAGCCGATTTTAA
- a CDS encoding RraA family protein, which produces MSERQLTGKIHRSGIGRLDLPAISPETIEEFRALGADLSSLVSDVLDEMGYAKAIGASVLRPIYQGAALVGRALTLRNVVQETSPYKGASAKISRLAEIEAHNLAEPGDVLVIQGVHGVSNIGGISAAIGKRQGEIGAIVDGGVRDVGECRSIGYPMWSRDVTPLTGKWRIQTVQINHPVEIAGVQVTPGDIVIADETGICFVPQEIAADVLRRAREIAGAEARRQEDIAAGMPVPDLANRAGSFTMPKQDK; this is translated from the coding sequence ATGTCCGAACGCCAACTGACTGGCAAGATCCATCGCTCGGGAATCGGGCGTCTTGATCTGCCGGCAATTTCTCCGGAGACCATCGAAGAATTTCGGGCCCTTGGCGCGGATCTTTCGAGCCTGGTTTCCGATGTACTCGATGAGATGGGCTACGCAAAGGCGATCGGGGCATCCGTGCTGCGACCCATCTATCAGGGCGCGGCTCTCGTCGGGCGGGCGCTCACGCTGCGCAACGTTGTCCAGGAGACGAGTCCGTACAAGGGAGCGTCTGCCAAAATTTCCCGACTGGCGGAAATCGAGGCGCATAATCTCGCCGAACCCGGCGATGTTCTCGTCATTCAAGGAGTTCACGGTGTCTCGAACATCGGGGGCATTTCCGCTGCCATTGGCAAGCGGCAGGGCGAAATCGGTGCCATTGTCGACGGTGGAGTGCGCGATGTCGGCGAATGTCGGTCAATCGGCTATCCTATGTGGAGCCGGGACGTTACGCCGCTCACCGGCAAATGGCGGATCCAGACAGTTCAGATCAATCATCCGGTGGAGATTGCCGGCGTGCAGGTGACCCCGGGCGATATCGTCATCGCCGACGAGACCGGAATCTGCTTCGTGCCGCAGGAGATTGCGGCCGACGTGCTGCGGCGCGCCCGCGAGATCGCCGGTGCCGAAGCGCGGCGCCAGGAGGATATCGCTGCCGGGATGCCAGTCCCCGATCTCGCCAACAGGGCGGGCTCCTTCACCATGCCGAAACAGGATAAATAG